In Hyphomicrobium denitrificans 1NES1, one DNA window encodes the following:
- a CDS encoding TrbI/VirB10 family protein — protein sequence MTDAPREDGGSNEDSRPPEEMRLRSSRPPVTRLSRKVLLGLGAAAAIGIGGALFFALKPQHQTGGSELYNTNNRNTPDGLANLPRDYTGLPKPVPQLGPPLPGDLGRPMANAGVAAPGMPTGTDPEQQRIAQEQEAARVSHLFAPTNVKTTAAAPTPAAAQSPAGRNGGSADLTSQDHKLAFLNGAVDRRTTSPDRVQAPASKYILQAGAVIPAALITGLRSDLPGQVTAQVTEDVYDSPTGKILLIPQGARLVGQYDAQIAFGQTRALLVWNRLIMPNGRSIVLERQPGADTQGYAGLEDEVDNHWGTLFKAAILSTLLSVGSEAGMSGNNNGSLAEAIQQGVSQSVNQTGQQVVSRSLNVQPTITIRPGFPVRVMVTHDLVLEPYRA from the coding sequence GTGACGGATGCTCCCCGCGAAGACGGTGGATCGAATGAAGACAGTCGCCCGCCCGAGGAGATGCGGCTGCGATCGAGCCGTCCGCCCGTCACACGCCTATCGCGCAAAGTGCTACTGGGCTTGGGCGCGGCGGCAGCGATCGGTATTGGCGGCGCTCTGTTTTTCGCCCTGAAGCCGCAGCATCAGACCGGAGGCTCCGAACTCTACAACACCAACAATCGCAACACGCCCGACGGCCTCGCGAACCTTCCCCGAGACTATACCGGGCTCCCCAAGCCGGTGCCCCAGCTCGGGCCGCCGCTGCCAGGCGATCTCGGCCGGCCGATGGCCAATGCGGGGGTTGCGGCGCCGGGAATGCCGACAGGAACCGATCCCGAGCAGCAGCGCATTGCGCAGGAGCAGGAGGCAGCACGGGTCAGCCATCTCTTCGCGCCGACCAATGTCAAAACCACAGCAGCCGCGCCGACACCAGCCGCCGCTCAGTCGCCCGCCGGGCGAAACGGCGGATCGGCCGATCTCACTTCGCAGGATCACAAGCTCGCCTTTCTCAATGGCGCGGTGGACCGACGCACCACAAGCCCAGACCGCGTTCAGGCGCCGGCGAGCAAATACATTCTGCAGGCGGGTGCGGTGATCCCCGCCGCATTGATCACCGGCTTGCGCTCCGACTTGCCCGGTCAGGTGACCGCACAAGTGACGGAAGACGTCTATGACAGTCCGACGGGAAAGATCCTCCTGATCCCCCAGGGCGCGCGCCTCGTCGGCCAGTACGATGCGCAGATCGCCTTTGGGCAAACACGTGCGCTCCTCGTCTGGAATCGCCTAATCATGCCGAACGGCCGCTCGATCGTTCTGGAGCGTCAGCCGGGCGCCGACACGCAAGGCTATGCCGGCCTCGAGGACGAGGTCGACAACCATTGGGGCACGCTGTTCAAGGCCGCGATTCTCTCCACGCTGCTCAGCGTCGGATCGGAGGCCGGCATGAGCGGCAACAACAACGGCTCGCTCGCCGAGGCCATTCAGCAAGGCGTGTCGCAAAGCGTCAATCAGACCGGCCAGCAGGTGGTCAGCCGGTCGCTCAACGTTCAGCCGACCATCACTATCCGGCCGGGTTTCCCGGTGCGCGTGATGGTCACGCACGACCTCGTTCTCGAACCCTACCGTGCATGA
- a CDS encoding radical SAM protein, with protein MDQAFSAPQSWRSPPVTRAPNSAEGPSATAPEHMHPAISFAKFSHPEVTATGERRASVSLKALETLWFNTGTLCNLTCENCYIESSPRNDRLVYLSRSEVDCFLAEAAKLDPPPNEIGFTGGEPFMNPGILGMLEDSLAAGFAVLVLTNAMKPMQRLKAPLLDLNRRFPSKLALRVSLDHYEPSGHERLRGPQSWPRTIDGLLWLARSGFTVSVAGRTVWQETDAQIRAGYAALFDRLGVGIDAADPGRLVLFPEMRADDDVPEITERCWGILGKNPDSVMCASSRMVVKRKGADKPAVLSCTLLPYDNAFELGASLAEAARPVKLNHRYCARFCVLGGASCSG; from the coding sequence ATGGATCAAGCCTTCTCTGCCCCACAAAGCTGGCGATCGCCCCCGGTAACCCGCGCCCCGAATTCGGCCGAGGGACCCTCGGCGACGGCTCCGGAACATATGCACCCGGCTATCTCCTTTGCGAAATTCAGCCATCCGGAGGTAACGGCGACGGGCGAACGTCGTGCGAGCGTCTCCTTAAAGGCCCTTGAGACGCTCTGGTTCAACACCGGGACGCTTTGCAATCTGACCTGCGAGAACTGCTACATCGAGTCGAGTCCGAGGAACGACCGCCTCGTCTACCTCTCGCGCTCAGAGGTGGACTGCTTTTTAGCGGAGGCAGCCAAGCTCGACCCGCCGCCTAATGAGATCGGCTTTACCGGTGGCGAGCCGTTCATGAACCCGGGCATCCTGGGCATGCTGGAGGACAGCCTCGCCGCGGGCTTCGCCGTCTTGGTGCTGACCAACGCGATGAAGCCCATGCAGCGGCTGAAGGCACCACTGCTCGACCTCAATCGGCGATTTCCGAGCAAGCTCGCGCTGCGTGTTTCGTTAGACCATTACGAGCCGTCGGGACATGAGCGGCTGCGGGGGCCGCAGAGCTGGCCGCGCACGATCGACGGACTGCTTTGGCTGGCGCGGAGCGGCTTCACTGTATCCGTCGCCGGCCGAACCGTCTGGCAGGAAACAGACGCCCAGATACGTGCCGGCTACGCAGCCCTATTCGACAGACTGGGCGTGGGCATCGACGCGGCCGATCCGGGACGCCTCGTGCTATTTCCTGAAATGAGAGCCGACGACGACGTCCCGGAGATTACCGAGCGCTGTTGGGGCATCCTGGGCAAGAACCCGGATTCGGTGATGTGCGCCAGTTCACGGATGGTCGTGAAGCGAAAAGGCGCGGATAAGCCGGCGGTCCTCTCCTGCACGCTGCTTCCCTACGACAATGCCTTTGAGCTGGGCGCGAGCCTGGCTGAGGCGGCGCGGCCGGTGAAGCTCAATCATCGCTACTGCGCGCGTTTCTGCGTGCTCGGTGGCGCATCGTGCAGCGGATGA
- a CDS encoding TIGR04283 family arsenosugar biosynthesis glycosyltransferase, with product MIGNDTPHADLAKVSVIIPTLNAAFDLGGAIAACSGVQEILVVDGGSRDGTADVARAMGARLVHTDAGRGIQMHAGAMRSEGEWLLFLHADTVLTGNWQKEVERFIADSANLSRAAIFRFGLDDPSAEAQRLERRVAWRTRCLGLPYGDQGLLIHRDFYRSLGGFRAWPLMEDVDLVRRIGRRRLTILDSVARTSAERWHRDGWRRRSLRNLTCLTLYLLGMPPSLIARLYG from the coding sequence ATGATCGGCAACGATACGCCCCACGCGGACTTGGCCAAAGTGTCGGTGATTATACCGACCCTCAATGCGGCATTCGACTTGGGCGGTGCTATCGCCGCTTGCAGCGGAGTTCAGGAGATCCTTGTCGTCGATGGCGGCTCGCGCGATGGCACGGCCGATGTCGCGCGCGCAATGGGCGCGCGGCTCGTCCACACCGATGCGGGCCGCGGTATTCAGATGCACGCGGGCGCAATGCGAAGCGAAGGCGAATGGTTGCTGTTTCTGCACGCGGATACGGTTCTCACCGGAAATTGGCAAAAGGAGGTGGAGAGGTTCATCGCAGACTCGGCGAACCTATCGCGAGCCGCGATCTTCCGTTTCGGGCTGGACGATCCGAGCGCGGAAGCGCAGCGGCTCGAGCGTCGGGTAGCGTGGCGCACGCGGTGCTTGGGCCTGCCCTATGGCGATCAGGGATTATTGATACACCGCGACTTCTACCGCTCCCTTGGCGGGTTCCGCGCCTGGCCACTGATGGAGGATGTCGATCTCGTGCGCCGTATCGGACGGCGCCGCCTGACGATCCTCGATTCTGTTGCCCGCACCTCAGCCGAGCGCTGGCACCGCGACGGCTGGCGGCGTCGGAGCTTACGGAATCTAACGTGCCTGACGCTTTATCTGCTGGGCATGCCGCCCAGCCTGATCGCAAGACTCTACGGCTGA
- a CDS encoding TVP38/TMEM64 family protein, with the protein MRVALLPALIILGLAAFLGLHLDRYLTFEALAANRSWLLLQVELNPALIALAFAAVYIAAATLSLPGSSILTMSAGFLFGLYVGTAIAVVSATVGATLLFFIARTSFGEFLRGRALGALQSLKDGFQKSAFNYLLFLRLVPLFPFWLINLAAAFLDVPPRTFVAGTFLGIIPGAAVYASVGSGLGQILNQGRKPDLDILFTPNILIPILALAALSLVPVGYRWFRRGKPS; encoded by the coding sequence GTGCGCGTCGCTCTGCTCCCCGCGCTGATCATTCTCGGTCTCGCCGCGTTCCTCGGATTGCATCTCGACCGCTATCTCACGTTTGAGGCGCTTGCGGCCAATCGATCATGGCTCCTATTGCAGGTGGAGCTGAATCCCGCGCTCATAGCCTTGGCCTTCGCGGCGGTCTACATCGCGGCGGCGACCCTTTCCCTTCCCGGCTCCTCGATCCTGACGATGAGCGCGGGCTTCCTTTTCGGATTGTACGTCGGCACAGCCATAGCTGTCGTCTCCGCGACGGTCGGCGCGACGCTCCTTTTCTTTATCGCCCGCACGAGCTTCGGCGAGTTTCTGCGAGGCCGCGCGCTTGGTGCTCTGCAAAGCCTCAAGGATGGCTTTCAGAAAAGCGCCTTCAATTATCTTCTCTTTTTGCGGCTCGTCCCGCTTTTTCCTTTTTGGCTGATCAATCTTGCGGCGGCCTTTCTTGACGTGCCCCCTCGCACCTTCGTCGCCGGCACGTTCTTGGGGATCATTCCGGGTGCTGCTGTCTACGCCAGCGTGGGGAGTGGCCTCGGGCAGATCCTGAATCAGGGGCGGAAGCCCGATCTCGACATCCTGTTCACGCCAAACATTCTGATACCGATTCTGGCTCTCGCCGCGCTTTCGCTGGTCCCAGTCGGGTATCGCTGGTTTCGGCGCGGCAAGCCGAGTTGA
- a CDS encoding acyl-homoserine-lactone synthase, translated as MLQLINPARYGEFIDALAEMHRLRYRIFKERLGWDVQVSGDLEMDEFDACQPAYLVQKDDDGRIQGCVRLLPTIGPTMLRDTFPVLLDGESAPASDAIWESSRFGVDLSSRDEKTGRSIARATFELFAGMIEFGLMRGLSDIVTVTDARMERILCRANWPLRRLGSPRAIGKTLAVAGYLEVSRERLARVRDAGGLSGTVIRMPDDDVHHTGPSATTVAA; from the coding sequence ATGCTCCAACTCATCAATCCCGCGCGCTACGGCGAGTTCATCGACGCCCTCGCGGAAATGCATCGGCTTCGTTACCGGATCTTCAAGGAACGGCTCGGCTGGGACGTTCAGGTCAGCGGCGACTTGGAAATGGACGAATTCGACGCCTGCCAGCCTGCATATCTCGTGCAAAAGGATGACGACGGCCGGATTCAAGGGTGCGTCCGGCTCTTGCCGACAATCGGCCCAACCATGCTCCGGGATACGTTTCCAGTGCTCCTGGACGGCGAATCGGCGCCGGCGTCAGATGCCATCTGGGAAAGCAGCCGGTTCGGAGTCGATCTCAGCTCGCGGGACGAGAAGACCGGCCGCAGCATCGCGCGAGCGACCTTTGAGCTATTCGCCGGAATGATCGAATTCGGTCTGATGCGCGGGCTCTCAGACATCGTCACTGTAACTGACGCACGGATGGAGCGCATCCTGTGCCGCGCGAACTGGCCATTGCGACGGCTCGGTTCGCCCCGGGCGATCGGCAAGACGTTGGCTGTCGCGGGCTATCTTGAAGTATCGCGCGAGCGGCTCGCACGTGTTCGCGATGCCGGCGGTCTTTCCGGCACGGTGATCCGTATGCCAGACGACGATGTCCATCACACCGGTCCGAGCGCGACCACCGTGGCGGCGTGA
- a CDS encoding DUF2274 domain-containing protein, giving the protein MAKLKLGTIPDDKPVKLTVELPAAIHRDLVAYGNALGRETGQGAVEPAKLIGPMLARFMATDRAFAKLRRVGSAAPRPQPASPGSEKTT; this is encoded by the coding sequence ATGGCAAAGCTGAAGCTCGGCACGATTCCGGACGACAAGCCAGTGAAGCTGACCGTCGAACTGCCCGCTGCCATTCACCGTGATCTGGTCGCTTACGGAAATGCGCTTGGCCGCGAAACCGGCCAGGGCGCCGTCGAGCCCGCGAAGCTGATCGGCCCCATGCTGGCGCGCTTCATGGCGACGGATCGCGCCTTCGCGAAACTGCGGCGCGTGGGGTCGGCGGCACCGCGGCCGCAGCCAGCAAGTCCGGGCTCAGAAAAGACGACGTGA
- a CDS encoding methyltransferase domain-containing protein, translated as MTQHQSSLESIQRYYGEILKSSDDLQTSACCIGTSPAPYIAEALAKVQDEVKARFYGCGSPIPPALNGAHVLDLGCGAGRDCYVLSQLVGPNGSVIGVDMTKEQLAVARKHRDHHARKFGFANIEFREGYIEDLRTARIADDSVDVVVSNCVLNLSPDKQSAFREILRVLRQGGELYVSDVFADRRVPPNLAADPVLRGECLGGALYWEDFRRLMAAAGCRDVRVIERRRVAINNSDIEARTALIEFYSVTVRAFKLDLEDRCEDYGQAAIYKGTIPEAPNAFELDDHHRFVAHKAVPVCGNTADMLSLSRYAPHFETIGDKSVHFGLFECGPPAAQVAGNAATPIKCC; from the coding sequence ATGACCCAACATCAAAGTTCTCTTGAATCGATTCAGCGGTATTACGGAGAAATCCTCAAATCGTCGGACGATCTTCAAACCTCCGCGTGCTGCATAGGCACCTCGCCGGCCCCCTACATTGCCGAGGCCCTCGCCAAGGTGCAAGACGAGGTTAAGGCGCGTTTTTATGGCTGTGGTTCGCCGATCCCGCCGGCGTTGAACGGTGCGCATGTCCTCGATCTCGGATGTGGCGCGGGGCGCGACTGCTATGTCTTGTCCCAGCTTGTCGGCCCGAACGGCAGCGTCATTGGGGTCGACATGACAAAAGAACAGCTTGCTGTCGCCCGAAAGCATCGCGACCATCACGCCCGAAAATTTGGCTTCGCCAATATCGAGTTTCGGGAAGGATATATCGAAGATCTGCGCACCGCGCGGATTGCGGACGACAGCGTCGACGTCGTCGTTTCCAACTGCGTCCTCAATCTTTCGCCGGACAAACAGAGCGCCTTCCGGGAAATCCTTCGCGTGCTCCGCCAAGGCGGCGAGCTCTATGTCTCGGACGTATTCGCAGACCGTCGCGTTCCTCCAAATTTGGCCGCCGATCCGGTTTTGCGCGGAGAATGTCTGGGCGGTGCGCTCTATTGGGAGGACTTCCGGCGCCTGATGGCAGCCGCTGGGTGCCGCGACGTTCGCGTGATCGAGCGGCGGCGAGTCGCCATCAACAACTCCGACATTGAGGCCAGGACAGCCCTCATCGAATTTTACTCGGTGACCGTCCGAGCGTTCAAACTCGACCTTGAGGACCGGTGCGAGGATTACGGCCAGGCGGCGATCTATAAGGGAACGATCCCGGAAGCCCCAAACGCATTCGAGCTCGACGATCATCATCGCTTCGTTGCGCACAAGGCTGTTCCCGTCTGCGGTAACACGGCCGATATGCTGTCGCTCAGCCGCTACGCACCTCATTTCGAGACCATCGGCGATAAATCCGTTCATTTCGGATTGTTCGAATGCGGCCCGCCCGCTGCCCAAGTGGCGGGAAACGCGGCTACTCCGATCAAATGCTGCTGA
- a CDS encoding helix-turn-helix transcriptional regulator, with protein sequence MQRVFQSFVDGLVASDNAESLRAVLADAGAALDLSCFAYLSMPLSVGDAPTLISTYPVKWTDRYLRERYERIDPVIVDALATPEPFEWGQEFPAKRLSKLQCSLLDEAAQFGIRCGFTVPIHDARGTIAAVTFAADQRRPKFRHCIEQHRHVLQLMAMYFHAHARRRLSGNRVIDGIVLSPRELECLEWAARGKSAWEIGRLLNISRRTAAFHLDNAKAKFGVRTICQAVAKLAAAKSTTE encoded by the coding sequence ATGCAGCGTGTTTTCCAGTCCTTTGTCGATGGTCTGGTAGCCAGCGATAATGCTGAGAGCCTCCGCGCGGTCCTCGCCGACGCGGGCGCGGCTCTCGATTTGAGCTGCTTTGCCTATCTCTCCATGCCCTTGAGCGTGGGGGATGCGCCGACGCTGATCTCGACTTATCCAGTTAAGTGGACCGATCGCTACCTTCGAGAGCGTTACGAGCGGATAGATCCGGTTATCGTGGACGCGCTAGCCACACCGGAGCCATTCGAGTGGGGACAGGAGTTTCCTGCGAAGCGCTTGTCGAAATTGCAGTGTTCGCTGCTCGACGAGGCGGCTCAGTTTGGGATCCGCTGCGGATTTACCGTGCCCATTCATGATGCGCGCGGCACCATTGCGGCGGTTACTTTTGCGGCCGACCAACGCCGCCCGAAGTTCCGACATTGCATCGAACAGCACCGACATGTGCTCCAGCTCATGGCAATGTATTTTCATGCGCACGCGCGGCGGCGGTTGTCTGGCAATCGCGTCATCGATGGTATCGTGCTGTCGCCGCGCGAACTCGAATGTCTCGAATGGGCGGCGCGGGGGAAGTCTGCTTGGGAGATCGGCCGCCTGCTGAATATCTCGCGTCGCACGGCGGCATTTCATCTGGACAACGCGAAAGCGAAGTTCGGCGTCCGCACTATCTGTCAGGCCGTCGCGAAATTGGCAGCTGCTAAATCGACAACCGAATAG
- a CDS encoding dihydrolipoyl dehydrogenase family protein, producing MSKLLRCDVCVVGAGSAGLSVAAGAAMLGAHTVLFERGEMGGDCLNYGCVPSKALLAASHAARNVRAAARFGLGAPDVRIDFPAVMAHVRDVIARIAPHDSVERFEGLGVRVIKAAARFAGPKEVEGGGVRVRAKRIIIATGSAAVVPQIRGIDLVPFLTNESIFSLSARPDHLLIIGGGPIGVEMAQAFRRLGSSVTIFQRSRLLPKDEPEFVDLLRAELAAEGIALQEGVEIANVVSSGDEISVALHGQPQPITGSHLLLAAGRRPRLEELDLQKGGVRRTEKGVAVDARLRTSNRRVYALGDVIGGPLFTHAASYQAGIVIRNALFRLPAKADYRALPWVTYTDPELAHVGLSEAQARELLGDRVRVTRADFADNDRAQAEREIAGGIKIITDNKGAILGATVLGSHAGELIQLWALAITRKLKLNALTSLIMPYPTRAEISKTVASAFYAPKLFSLWPKRLVRLLLWLS from the coding sequence ATGTCCAAGCTGCTGAGATGCGACGTTTGCGTCGTCGGTGCCGGCTCGGCAGGGCTCTCCGTCGCGGCCGGTGCCGCGATGCTCGGCGCCCACACAGTTCTGTTCGAACGCGGCGAGATGGGCGGCGATTGTCTCAATTACGGATGCGTCCCCTCCAAAGCGCTGCTCGCGGCGTCCCATGCGGCCCGTAACGTCCGGGCAGCCGCCCGCTTCGGCCTTGGCGCTCCCGATGTCCGGATCGATTTCCCGGCGGTCATGGCGCATGTGCGCGACGTGATCGCGCGGATCGCGCCGCATGACTCTGTCGAACGTTTCGAAGGTCTGGGCGTGCGCGTCATCAAGGCTGCCGCGCGTTTCGCGGGCCCGAAGGAAGTCGAAGGCGGGGGCGTCCGCGTCCGCGCGAAGCGGATCATCATCGCAACAGGGTCTGCCGCCGTGGTCCCGCAAATCCGGGGCATTGATCTGGTTCCGTTTCTTACCAATGAATCGATCTTTTCTCTCAGCGCCCGTCCCGACCATCTCCTGATCATCGGCGGCGGCCCGATCGGCGTCGAGATGGCGCAAGCGTTCCGCCGCCTCGGCAGCTCGGTCACGATCTTCCAGCGAAGTCGATTGCTGCCGAAAGATGAGCCTGAATTTGTCGACCTCTTGCGCGCGGAGCTCGCGGCTGAGGGGATCGCACTCCAGGAGGGAGTCGAGATCGCGAACGTCGTCTCTAGCGGAGACGAAATCTCCGTTGCACTGCACGGGCAGCCGCAGCCAATTACCGGCTCGCACCTATTACTGGCCGCCGGCCGGCGACCGCGTCTGGAGGAACTCGACCTTCAAAAAGGCGGAGTCCGGCGCACCGAAAAAGGCGTTGCCGTGGACGCAAGGTTGCGGACATCGAACAGACGCGTCTATGCGCTGGGCGACGTAATCGGTGGGCCCCTGTTCACACACGCGGCGAGCTATCAGGCCGGAATCGTCATCCGTAACGCCCTATTCCGTCTGCCCGCCAAGGCTGACTATCGCGCACTCCCGTGGGTTACCTACACGGATCCTGAGCTGGCGCATGTTGGGCTCTCCGAAGCTCAGGCGCGCGAGCTGCTGGGCGATCGCGTGCGCGTGACGCGAGCCGATTTTGCGGACAACGACCGCGCTCAGGCCGAGCGGGAAATCGCCGGTGGGATCAAGATCATTACCGACAACAAAGGAGCCATACTCGGCGCAACGGTTTTGGGAAGCCACGCCGGCGAGCTCATCCAGCTTTGGGCGCTCGCCATTACGCGGAAGCTGAAACTGAACGCGCTAACGAGTCTGATCATGCCCTATCCCACCCGCGCCGAAATCTCGAAGACCGTGGCGAGTGCCTTTTATGCGCCGAAGCTCTTCAGCCTCTGGCCGAAGCGGCTGGTTCGCCTGCTGCTGTGGCTGAGCTGA
- a CDS encoding inorganic phosphate transporter, translating to MLSAALLLVVSLTLAWANGSNDVSKGVAALAGSGIATPRAAWLLGVLATLAGGLGAISWGGALGALFGGGVLKSAEGLPLGAALAALAGAAGFVALSTWQRWPVSTTHALIGGIIGAAAAQFGIRDVAYRVVAAKFLIPLLASPALAIGLCWTLLLLNRLVESRLPQWTPGCCAPEDHRKDPFICAAPDRRPSPAARRVWLALHWLSGGAVSFARGLNDVPKMAALMIPALAAWPAAETTASGPALAIALTSFAMTGGALMAGRRLLPVLAQEVSTMTPTTGLFANLGTAFLVLGATPLGLPVSTTHVAAGSIIGVRVADKAPPRARDALRTILLAWLVTLPAAAAFSAILVVLGA from the coding sequence GTGCTCTCCGCTGCGCTGCTTTTGGTTGTCAGCCTGACGCTTGCCTGGGCCAACGGCTCCAACGACGTGTCGAAGGGGGTCGCGGCTTTGGCCGGCAGCGGCATCGCCACGCCGCGTGCGGCCTGGCTTCTCGGCGTCTTGGCAACTCTCGCCGGCGGACTCGGCGCGATCTCGTGGGGCGGCGCGCTCGGCGCCTTGTTCGGCGGCGGCGTCCTGAAGAGCGCGGAGGGATTGCCGCTCGGCGCCGCACTTGCGGCCTTGGCCGGAGCGGCCGGCTTCGTTGCCCTTTCGACCTGGCAGCGCTGGCCGGTTTCCACAACGCACGCGCTGATCGGTGGGATAATCGGCGCCGCCGCCGCGCAGTTTGGAATCCGCGATGTCGCCTACCGAGTCGTAGCAGCGAAATTCCTGATCCCTCTGCTCGCAAGCCCCGCCCTCGCCATCGGCCTCTGCTGGACGCTGCTGCTGTTGAACCGCCTCGTCGAGAGTCGTTTGCCGCAATGGACGCCGGGCTGCTGCGCGCCCGAGGATCATAGGAAAGATCCGTTTATCTGCGCGGCTCCCGACCGGCGTCCTTCGCCCGCAGCGCGCCGGGTCTGGCTGGCCCTGCACTGGCTGAGCGGTGGAGCAGTGAGCTTCGCCCGCGGCCTCAACGACGTGCCGAAGATGGCAGCTTTGATGATTCCCGCCCTCGCGGCATGGCCGGCCGCCGAAACGACGGCCAGTGGACCGGCCTTGGCGATTGCATTGACGTCGTTTGCCATGACGGGCGGCGCCTTGATGGCCGGACGCCGCCTACTGCCTGTTCTGGCCCAGGAGGTGTCGACGATGACGCCGACGACGGGTCTGTTCGCCAATCTAGGCACCGCTTTCCTGGTCTTGGGCGCAACGCCGTTGGGATTACCGGTTTCGACCACACATGTTGCGGCCGGGTCGATTATTGGCGTCAGGGTTGCTGACAAAGCGCCCCCGCGCGCTCGGGATGCTCTGCGGACGATCCTGCTGGCTTGGCTGGTGACGCTCCCAGCGGCGGCCGCCTTTTCAGCCATCCTCGTTGTGCTGGGGGCGTGA
- a CDS encoding LysR family transcriptional regulator: MEIRDLMYLDASATAGNFTRAAKSLGINTSTISRRVGRFEDELGLAVFERQHAGVRLTTGGKAVLPHIRRALAELDAIRRAGEQNGNGVVGEVRLAVRMPPIGEPLRDLLARWRDRHPDVVLTILELSEWEIQSAIRERRIDVALMTRHTLWPDAASAPLYRERVLAALPCRHPLIEREALDWVCLRKEMLLVQGWENSQSAREFYASLMGCGANFHTHAASKQCIFALVAAGFGITLATRSQSEVAFPGVAYRPISEDNAWVQVELVWSPEAEDPAVGRFVAFMRDEARSRRLF, encoded by the coding sequence ATGGAGATCCGCGATCTTATGTATCTCGATGCGTCGGCGACCGCCGGCAACTTTACACGGGCCGCCAAGTCACTCGGAATCAACACCTCGACGATCAGCCGTCGGGTCGGACGGTTCGAGGACGAGCTTGGCCTCGCCGTATTCGAACGCCAGCACGCGGGTGTTCGCCTTACGACCGGCGGCAAGGCGGTGTTGCCGCATATCCGGCGCGCATTGGCGGAACTCGATGCGATCAGGCGTGCTGGCGAGCAGAACGGCAATGGTGTTGTCGGCGAAGTGCGCCTGGCAGTGCGCATGCCGCCCATCGGCGAGCCCTTGCGCGATCTGCTGGCTCGGTGGCGAGACCGGCACCCAGATGTCGTGCTCACGATCTTGGAATTGAGCGAATGGGAGATCCAGAGCGCGATTCGGGAGCGGCGGATCGATGTGGCGTTAATGACGCGCCATACGCTTTGGCCTGATGCCGCATCGGCCCCCCTCTACCGCGAACGCGTGCTCGCCGCGCTGCCGTGCCGACACCCGCTGATCGAGCGAGAAGCGCTCGATTGGGTCTGCCTCCGCAAGGAGATGTTGCTCGTGCAAGGTTGGGAGAACAGTCAATCGGCCCGCGAGTTCTATGCATCCCTCATGGGATGCGGCGCAAACTTCCACACCCACGCTGCCAGTAAGCAATGCATCTTTGCGCTGGTTGCCGCCGGATTCGGGATCACGCTCGCGACTAGGAGCCAGTCGGAGGTTGCGTTCCCCGGAGTGGCATACCGGCCAATCAGCGAGGACAATGCTTGGGTCCAGGTCGAACTCGTTTGGAGCCCCGAAGCCGAAGACCCTGCCGTCGGCCGGTTCGTGGCTTTCATGCGCGACGAAGCGCGGTCACGTCGTCTTTTCTGA